The nucleotide window GCAGAAAACAAGTGGTACCATAGgctaaataagtgggtacttcaggTGAGGTTTTTGTACAGCGAGGTCAACTGTGAACATGATGGTCATTTAGGACTgcctaatttgtttttcatacttttttctACTTAgaagtaatttggaaccaatttcCAAACAATTTATGAAGAAACACGTGGCAAAAGATCCATATTTGTTAAAACCTATGGTGCAGGAAAACAAGTGGTATCATAGACTAAATAAGTGAGTACTTCAGGTGAGTTTTTTGTACAGAGGGGTCAACTGTGAACATGATAGTCATTTAGGACTacctaatttgtttttcatctttttttccaCTTAgaagtaatttggaaccaatttcTAAACAATTTATGAACAAACACATGACAAAATAtccatatttattaaaactcaTGGTGCAGGAAAACAATAGGTACCATAGActaaataagtgggtacttcaaGTGAGGNTTTTGTACAGAGAGATCAANTGTGAACATGATGGTCATTTAGGACtgcataatttgtttttcatctttttttccaATTCAAAGTCATgtcaaaacaattattttcatcattagcacttaaaggaattaattttcatatttctttccaCAAACAATATTTCACAAATCCTGACATCCAAATTTAGTGGATACTGCAGTGCAAACATTTAAAACATGGATCATTTTGATCTTCAAATTTCATTACGAATAAATGTAACAAGTACTTCTCCTTTAACATTCGTAAGAAAATAAATGCAGATTCAGCATCAATACATATTCAAAATGTtctaaacaaacaataaatcacTATTGTCCAAAATATCTACAAAATGTCTAAATCTTGCAACACTTGATTCATTCGCACATTGGCGACATCCAAAATCCTTTGACAAACATATTGCTCCCTAAATTGTTGCAGTTCATcctgcaaaaacaaaaatgcacaatatttgaataaaatgcaACATTTATATGAAAGGTCCACAAGATAAAAAATTTTGCACCTTACATTTGTATAAGTGGACATTGTGTTTCCATCGTATTTCTCAATGCCATCCCACaacttcataatttttaaaacaattattccacaatcaaatCTACAACAAACAAAGTCgaacaacaaaataatgatatttaacatATCAatgatacaataaaatattatattaacaaaaatatacattaCAAACTTACAAGTTTGGTTTGATTGGAGTTTGCAAGTGTTGTACCTCCAACGACAGTTTATTATCTTCGGAACAATTCAACAAATGTCCAAAAGGCAATGCAAGATTTTGTACTTGAAAAAAAACATAGTCCAagtatgaatttatatttacaaagtAAACATCAATTactacacatacacatacaatgactaagtcaattttttttttcgttcttTTCTTATATAACAACATATTTGAACATGTAATTCATCCTTTTCCAATAACATACGCAATAATCTTTTCTGCCTAATGAAAATCTCAATTCTTACTTTGTCTTTAATTGTATTTTGGATTTTGCAATCAGCGTAAtaaatttctcattttgttaTCTGGAACTGTCATGTACCAGCTTGCCACCGTTCTCAACATGGATACGAGCAATGCCTCTTGCAGCACCTAAGGCTATTTTCAACCTTGTATCCCAATCTAAAGGCACCCTCTCCTCTCCTCTCTTGGCTGAAATTTTCAGAAAGAATAATGCATCTTACATGTAAGGACAATGTATAACTAGATGTGGTTAGCGTACCAAACTAGCATTTTCAAGACAAATAGTTTATTTGCATCGTTTGAATCTTGACTTCTTTTGAAATACAACATGTTCAATATTTGAGTGCTTGAATAACTTTAACTACCATTTGTAAATAATATGAAGTCAAATAACAGTCACACTTCAAAACATCATAACATACTGATAAGCATTTGATTTGCACGATACAAGTTCAAATGAGAAAAATCAGAGAGAATAAAATGCGATAAATGTATCAGCACGTTATGGAAGTATATGCTCAAAGTTTAATGTAGAGAAAGAGAATTTAATTCCTTCGTATTTAAACACTTAGACATGCTTGTCAGTGACTACAACTAAGCCAGAAATGTGAACATGCATAGAAGCAATTTGAATAGTCAACACATCTGCTTTTATGACGAATTTTGCTCATCTAAATTGGTGGATTTGACTATACATATCTCTACTAAGATTTGATTTAAGTGCATTATTGCAAATTAGAACATAAGTCAACTGCAAGACAAATTTCCATGAGCTAAAACGGTAGTACGTACCATGCAAAATGGAAGCTATGCTCCCCTGACTGTGATAATCATATACAATGAGTTTCTCATCTTTGGAATAATAATATGCCTTGAGCTCAACAACATTCTCATGCTTTAAGACTTCCAACAATCTCCATGTGCTGCTCAAAATCCTTCTTCCCAACAACTACCTCCTTTAATCTCTTCACAACAACCGTGGTAGCTTCTTCTAGTATTGCCTTGTATGCAGTTCCAAACGTTCCCTTTCCCATAACCTCAACGGAAGCCCTCAACAAATCCTCCAAATCAAAGGCATAATTACATCCCTCAAAGAAAACCAGCTTATTAGTTGCATCCTGATTCCTTGAGACAGCTTTCTCAGGAGACATTTCTCCCTTGTGCAACTTCCCACCAAAGGTTTCCTCAAATCACAGGCAttgaaacaaaaccaaaaccacaaaataaaattcgaaaaaaaaaatagagaaagcaAGAAACAGTTATTCATCATCTAGCTGAGCAAAAAAGTGAAGACTCACTTGGctttgggtttagggttctgTCGTCGAGTAAATGAAAACGCGATGCTGGGTGGAGGGAAGACAACGGACGGACGGCAGTTCTCCGGTAGCGGAAGTCCGACGACAGTGGTGGCAGGTTGGAACCAGATCGTGACTGGCGGTGGTGGCTGAGTTCTCCAACGCTTCTCCTTCTCTCTCAAATCTCAAATGTGTCGAGAAATTTTCAGAAAAGCATTTTAGATTCAAAATTTGCCCTCCTTCTCTCTATGCCAGGtgaacatttaattttaaaatcaatttccatCTGGACCAATCACATTTAGACATGTGTCctgtgtctaaatgttgtccaAATCTGTTGTTTACAATCATTTTCCTAATAGAAAAGATACAatctttttttagtaatttgCAAACAATGCAAGTTATGTCGGATCTTTTCTACCACCAAAAAACCTGCTCATTACTTAGTTGCTAGTATTTTCTATCTCTCTTCAAggtaataatataacaataatcTTATATACAAGATTACTGAACCAATAGTATTATTTGTTCATTAAGTCTCTCCATATTTTATCAGCAatacaagtttttcaaaacagaATCCACTCAAAGGacataaactaattataatgtATAATGCTGTCTAGTAAATTAAACAATCAGAGtaattagaaaatttgtttatgAGGTAGCCTGATCGATCTCTTGAATATatagattttcttcttctgcggttttcttttatgtttgttGAGATATCTTCGACATTACTTTCCTTCATTGGTTCAAGCAACTAGGTGAGGAAAATCTAACTTAAAGTGTATCAGAGCTTATTCAAATGATTGCTGGTGATTATTAATCACCGATGGACTTGCTGCATATatccaaattaaaaagaatttctatttacaacaaatttattaaatacagACATCACAACAAGGAATCGGCTTTTTCCATGAGCCATGTACGGTTACACCTATGCTAACACATGATTCAGTTTATACAAGAGTTTCATACAAATCCATCGATATCAGAAATATAACTGCCTGCATTGTCCTGCATCAATATCAAAGGGGCAATATGGGCACTTGAACACTTTTGTGCAGTTCTTTGATATCTTCAAGATAGACTGCTTGCAGAGGACATGGCCACAGACCATTAACATCGGAGGGTTATCTCCAGTTGCTTGTTCCTTTGAGACAGgacaaacaaaaatagaatgaaaCTGGAACTCGCTGTCCAATTCAACTGGTACAGGTAACTGGTTCATGGACTGCCATTCATGCTTCTTCCCTGCCATGACGTTCATAAATTTGAGGAGAGATGGCAAAACCTGGATGCCTGCTGCTACAGTCACACTCAACGGACTATTGTAGGACTGTCCCAGAAGATTGCAGAACTGCCTTTTAAGTTCCTCAGCCAACTTATCCCAGTTAGATGGCGATAGTAGAGCATGGTAAGGAGATCGATCAAGCTTTCCGGTCCATAGAAGACAACCCATAAGCTTCTGAATCTCAGTCATGTAACGGGAAGCAAAAGGGGAAAGCTGTGTTCGAGCATAGCTAAGGGCTTCCTCTCTACTTCCATTTTGAAGCACTTTCACAAATTGCATTGTGTGAAGTTTCAACACAATATCAGATCCACTTAGATCAAGCTTGTCACTATTTGTTGCAGCCCAG belongs to Vigna radiata var. radiata cultivar VC1973A unplaced genomic scaffold, Vradiata_ver6 scaffold_270, whole genome shotgun sequence and includes:
- the LOC106754805 gene encoding protein RMD5 homolog A, whose product is MELSTIKEAFDRVTKKQTLSCSKTQEAIDHIRQEIESVLDTIQSVNNADHELDYKAVMSELKASLLKAAPLSQMEGTQKELNKYGRLLEKYFNPDISKAYRNIDIDIHTLNQIIANHFYRQGLFEIGDNFMNVVGEPESAAIMKSPFLEMYQILEAMQNQNLEPALNWAATNSDKLDLSGSDIVLKLHTMQFVKVLQNGSREEALSYARTQLSPFASRYMTEIQKLMGCLLWTGKLDRSPYHALLSPSNWDKLAEELKRQFCNLLGQSYNSPLSVTVAAGIQVLPSLLKFMNVMAGKKHEWQSMNQLPVPVELDSEFQFHSIFVCPVSKEQATGDNPPMLMVCGHVLCKQSILKISKNCTKVFKCPYCPFDIDAGQCRQLYF